The nucleotide window GCTTGCCGACGGGAAAATGGCGCCTGTCCATGGTGGCGATGAATTCGGCGCCGACCGCGCCGGTCACGCCGACGATGGCAACAACGGGTTCGTGGCTCACGGGTCTATCCTCTGGTTTAAGCATATGCTTGCGGGCAATAAAAAAGCCCCGGTCCTTTTCAGGCGGGGCTTCGGTTCGGATGATGCGGTCGTTCGACTACGCGCGCGCGGCTCCCGAGCCCCCAGAGGGTGCTTTGGTTTTCGCGGTCGCTTTGGTCGAAGTCGTCATGGCGCGGACTTATGCGGCAGCTTTGAGCTGCCGTCAACGGCTTTTCGCCTTATCCGGGCTGCAACGGAGGCAGACGAGCCCGCATCATCGCCGCCTTGCGGCGCCGGGAGGCTCGAGGATCACCGCTTTCAGGTCGTTGCCAGTCATGACGACGATCGCAAAATTCAGCCGGCCGCGTTCGCGGATCAGGCCGCCGCTGATGGCCTTGCCCGACGCCGCGTGCTCGGCCACGCGGACGGCATCTGCCAGGCGCTGCCGGATCGTCTTCAGTGCAACGAGGTTGCTGCGGTCCCCGGCATCGAACTCCTTCAAAGGAAAGGCGGCTTCGCCGCCGACGATCTTGCCGGTCGTGGCGTCGATGGTGTGGTGCCAGATGCGGTCGTTGTGAAGGGTCTTGACGCGGTAGACCGGTGAATCCGGCGCGCCGTCGAAGCTGACGTCGGCGGTCGTCGCGCCGGCATGTAGCGCTTCGGCGATGGCCATCGCCTGGCTCAGCGAGATGGCCGAGCCACGGAAAAGCTCGAGCTCGCGACTGACCGCCTGCTGGTCGGACGCGGCACCATCGTCGGCCTCATTGCGGAGCGAGGTCGGCTCGTCGGTCGGCGAGGCCATGGCATAGATCGGGGCAGGGAGGATGACCGCCACCAGGACGACTGCAAGCAAATGTCTCCAACATCGGGGCGTACGCATGTTTGCAAGTCTCCATCCTTGAGGCTGTCTCTGCCGGCGGAGGGGCCGGTTCGTCTCGTATAACGCGCGGCCGACCCTTTGGAGGCATACGGGTCGGCCGCGGAACGCCGCAAAGGTACCGCCGTTCGCAGCGATCGAAGCGGTGCGAGCCCCGCCGGGACTGCCAAACAGGAACTCGCACTTCGCTTGTAACAAAACCATACCGTATCGTTTTGTTTTGGTCAAGAACGCCCCCGCGCCGCTCCGCATGTGAAACTCCGTTCTCACGGAATTGTCAGCGGGAGGGACGTCGCCGAGGTGTCGTTTTGGGAATGGACTGGACGCGATTCGGTGGCCCGAGTGCACCGGCCAGGAACAGCCTGATCGCCAACCGCATGCGCTTTTCGGCGGACTTCATCTCCAGCGGCGTTCCGAACGTCGCCATGCGGTGCGTGTGACCGACGACCACGTCGAGAAAGACCTCCGCCGCGATCCCGGTATCCTCGACGTCCATGGCACCCTGCGCGACCAGATGATCAAAGAACCGCGCCGTCGTTGAAACGGCCTTCAACCAGCCTTCCTCCTTGCCAAGCTTGGCAATGTCGGGAAAGTTGATGGCCTGTGACGTCATCATGCGGCTGAACGCGACGGCATCGGGTCCGCAGGTGAACATCAGCATCTCGCGCCCGACCTCTATCAGGCGCTGCTCGACCGAAATGTCCGAGGCACGCGTGAGCTGCACCTCCGCCGCTTCGGCAAGCGGCGCAAGCCAGCGGTCAATTTCGCGCCTCAGCACTTCCGCAAACAGTCCGCGCTTGTCGCCGTAGCGCGCATAGACGGTGGGCTTGCTGACCCGGGCTGCTTCCGCAACCGCATCAAGCGACGTCGCATCATAGCCCCGGTCCAAGAAAAGACGGGTGGCAACTTCGATCAGCCGCTGATCGCGCTCGATGGCGGCGCTCTTCGTCGGCCGGCCGCCGCGCGACTTCGGGACGTCTCGCCTTGCCGGTCTGGCCTTGGTCGCAGTCAATCCCATGCCCAATGATTCCTGCGCGGTCGTAATAGTCGTCATTGCTCTATAACGCGCAGCAACAGGGGCGTCATCGCGAATCTGGCCGAATTGGCCATATCGGCAACCGTCCAGGCAGGTCGTCGTGCGCTCCTAAAGTGGTTCACGGAAGCGTGGCCGTCCAGGCGCGGCCCGATGCAGCCTTCTCATAGCCATACCGATAGAGGGCGCGCATATAGGTGGTGTCGAATCCCTCGGAGCGCAGCGCCGGATAGTCGCGCTCGATATAGGACAGATGGAAGCCCCACCGGTTGCGCTTGGCGAAATCGTAGGTCGAGAAGATGACCGAGCGCGTCTGGGACTGGGTGATCGACGACAGGCTGCGCGAGGCGACATCGAGCGTGCTGTTGGACACGAGCTCGAAAGTTCGTTCGAGCTTCTTGTTGACGAGGATGTAGATGTTCATCCGGCTGTTTCCGGGCAGGCGTCCCTGGAAGAGCAGGGCATCCGGCAGCGTCAGGACCGGAGCTGTCACGCCGCCGTCGACATGCATCTCCTGAAAGCGCCGGCCCTGGCCCTCGGCTTCGATGAGGATGGGCGGGAAGACCAGAGGAATGCTGGCGGAGGCCGCCATCACGTCGCGAAACAGGTGCAGCGCCTCGGGCGAACCGACGGCTGCGATTTTCCCCATGTCCCAAACGACCGTGCGCTGGGTGTCGAGATCGGTCGTCACCACGAGCAGTTTTCGGCCCTTGGCATTTTCGCGTGCAACGGCGGCCAGGATCTCCGGCCCGACATAGCGAGCCACCAACTCGCGCAGTCGCTTGTTGCCGAACAGGCCGGATCCGAAGAGCACGCGGATGATGCTGGGATCATCGAGCAGGCTCTCGGCTATGCCGCTGGTGTAGACCTCCCTCAGCGTGTCGTCGTATTGGGACCCGAGGAACGCAAAGGGCGCGATCAGGCCGCCGGTGCTTACGCCTGAGACGACCGAGAAGGTCGGGCGGGTGCCGGCCGCGGTCCAGCCGTTCAGCACGCCCACCCCATAGGCGCCATCTGCGCCGCCGCCGGAGAGCGCGAGATAGGTCCTGGTTGAGGAGAGGTCGTCTTTCTCGAAACGGAATTTCGTGACGGGGTCGTCAGTGTAGCGCCGCAGGCCGTCGATATCGAGCACGCGGGAGCTAGAGGAATCCGCAGCGCTGTAGGGCGTCCGCGGCAGGGACGTGCAGGCGGCCAGCGCGAGGCTGCACAGCAAGACGGCTGACCTGAGCAGGCGTGAGCCTGTCCTCCTGATCCGCCCGTCGGAGAGAATTGATCCATTCAGAAGAGAGGGGGAGGGCATTCGCCGTCAGTTACCGTACACGCAGTTGCCGCCGCTGGCCTCACCGCCGCGGCGTCCCGTCATGGCTTCGTTTATAAAACTACACGGTATCGTTTTATTTAACAAGGGAGATGCTGAGCCGCTCTGGGCGGCTCAATTGTGTCCGGCGTGGGGCACGGGCTGTTCGGAACGCGCACTGAGCGGTTGATTGGCCGTTCCCGGCACGCAATAAGCAGCGCCATGAATCTTCCCAATCATTTCGAATTGCTCGCCACCAATGGTACTGCGCGCACCGGGCGACTGACTACGCCGCATGGCGTAGTGCAAACGCCGGCCTTTATGCCGGTCGGCACGGCGGGCGCGATGAAGGGCATGCATTGGCGCGAGGTGCGGGACGCCGGCGCCGATATAGTGCTCGGCAACACCTATCATTTGATGCTGCGGCCGGGCGCCGAGCGGATCGCCGCACTTGGCGGCTTGCAGACCTTCACCGGCTGGAACGGGCCGATGCTGACGGACTCTGGCGGCTTCCAGGTGATGTCGCTGTCGGACCTGCGCAAGGTGAGCGAGAAAGCCGTGACGTTTCGCTCGCATATCGACGGCACCAAGGTCGAGCTGTCGCCGGAGCGTTCGATCGAGGTGCAGCGGCTGCTCGGCTCCGACATCGCGATGCAGATGGACGAATGCGTGCGGCTGCCGGCTGCGCGCGACGACATAGAACGCGCGATGCGGCTGTCGTTGCGCTGGGCCGAGCGCAGCAAACGGGCGTTCGAGACCGCGCCTGATGGCTACATGCTGTTCGGTATCGTGCAGGGCGGCGACATTCCCGAGATGCGCCACATCAGCGCGCGCGAACTGGTCGACATCGGTTTCCACGGCTACGCGATCGGCGGGCTTGCAGTGGGCGAGCCGCAGGCCGTGATGTTGTCGATGATCGAGGAAACCGCGCCTGCGCTGCCGGCCGATCGGCCGCGCTATCTGATGGGCGTCGGCACGCCGGAGGATCTGCTGGAGGCGGTGGCGCGCGGCATCGACATGTTCGATTGCGTGATGCCGACCAGGAACGGGCGTCACGGCATGGCGTTCACGCGTTTCGGCCAGATCAATCTGCGCAACGCCCGCCATGCCGACGATCCGCGGCCGCTCGATGAGGAGAGCGAATGGCCCGCAGCGCGCAACATCTCGCGCGCCTATTTGCATCATCTGGTCAGGTCGGGAGAAACGCTCGGCGCGATGCTACTGTCGGAGATCAACGTGGCTTATTACCAGTATCTGATGCAGGGCATGCGCGACGCGATCACCGCCGGCACGTTCGAGGCATTCCAAAAACAAACGCGCGCCGGATGGGCGCGCGGTGATATTGCTCCACGATAGTTTGAATCAATTACAGGCGAACCGCTTGACCGAATGCTTGGTCACGAAACCGTAACCGCAGGTGTCGCAGGTCCAGAGATAGCTGATCACGTTGTCGTTGAGGTAGGCTGAAGCTTCCGCAGCCACCATGGTGTCGGCGCACACGGGGCAGGTCGGCAAATCACATCCGCGCGGATCTGGCCCAAGCGCTACGGTCGACCGGATTTCAGCAATAGCTGGCATCGTGACCTCCCTGCGATCTGAACCTCAGGCTCAGCCCACGACCAAAGTATAAACAGAAATCTTTGACGATGTCGCAACATAAATGCGTTGATTTCGCGATATTTAGCGACGTTCTTGTTTTGCAATGCAGCGAATGCTTCGTTCCGGTATTTCTGCCTTGCGCATCGATGTGGCCGCCTCCTAAGTAAGAGAGCGCCTTTTCCCCCGCACATGATCGCTTTGGGAGTGTCGAGATGGATGCATCGTTAGCCGCGGGTGCAGTGCAACGTCCTGGGCGGGGACGGGTCTTCGACTCCATCGTCGATGCGATCGGCGACACACCGATCGTTCGTTTGCGCAAACTGCCGGAGCAGCATGGTGTTAGCGCAACCATCCTGGCCAAGCTGGAATATTTCAATCCCGCCGCGAGCGTCAAAGATCGCATTGGCGCGGCGATGGTGATCGCGATGGAAAAGGCCGGCGTGATCAACGCCGACACCGTGCTGATCGAGCCGACCTCAGGCAATACCGGCATCGCGCTGGCGTTTGTCGCTGCCTCCCGTGGCTACCGGCTGAAGTTGGTGATGCCGGAATCGATGTCGATCGAGCGGCGCAAGATGCTGGCGTTTCTCGGCGCCGAGATCATCCTGACGCCGGCTGCGCAGGGTATGAAGGGTTCGATCGCAACCGCAGAGGAACTGGTGCGGACGACGCCCAACGCGGTGATGCCGCAGCAGTTCAAGAACCTCGCCAATCCCGAAATTCACCGCCGCACGACAGCGGAGGAGATCTGGAACGACACCGGCGGCAATATCGATGTCTTCGTCGCCGGCGTCGGCACCGGCGGTACCATCACCGGCGTCGGCCAGGTGCTGAAACCGCGCAAGCCGTCATTGCGGATCGTCGCCGTCGAGCCGGAGGAAAGCCCGGTGCTCGGCGGCGGTCAGCATACGCCACACAAGATCCAGGGCATCGGCGCCGGCTTCATTCCGGACATTCTGGATCGCTCCGTGATCGATGAGATCGTCAGGGTCAACGGCCCGACGGCGATCGAAACCTCGCGTGCGCTGGCGCGCATGGAGGGTATTCCCGGCGGCATTTCCTCGGGCGCTGCAATCGCGGCGGCGCTTGCGATCGGCAAGCGTCCCGAGAGCGCCGGCAAGACCATTTTGGCCGTCGTGCCGTCATTCTCAGAGCGGTATCTTTCGACGGCATTGTTTGAAGGAATCTAGCGATGGCGGATCAGCCGCGCCGGCCGAGAACCCTGAACGATGCGCGCACCGAAGCCGAGGCCGCATTCAAGCGCGCCACCGCCAAGGTAGCGCAAGCACCGGCCAAACAAGCTGCCGTTCCCGGCGTGCGCGAGCAGGTCACGCTGCGGATCGATCAGGATGTGCTGGAATGGTTTCAGGAGGGGGGTCCGGGCTGGCAGGATCGCATCAATGAGGCGTTGCGAAAAGCCGCGGGCAAGTAACACGGCTTTTGACGCAAATCGGCCTGCGAGGCACAAAATGAAAAAGGCCCGGGATGGATCCCGGGCCTCTTTGGCAGATGGGTCGCTTGCCGTTAGTTAGCGCAGCATGCCGCCGACGACACCGCCGATAAAGCGGCCTGCACCGGCCGGATCCGGGCCGGGGTTGCTGTACTGGCGCTGCGGCGGGGGCTGCTGCGGCTGCGGTTGCGCCTGAACGGTGCTGGGGGCGCGGCGCTTGGGGGCGGGGCGCTCCTCCTCGGAACTCGCAGTCGGTGCCGCCGCCACGATCTCCGTCAGCAGCGCCTTGTGCTGCAGCCTGTTGAGGTAGCCGCTCTTCGGATAGCCGCGCGCCGCCTGCCAGCGCGTGATCACGGCGCGGGTCGGGGCGTCGAACTGGCCGGTGACCCTGGTGTCGAAACCGAGCCCGTTCAGGCGGCGCTGCACGTCGCGCCGCTGGCCTCTGTCGAGGCCGATCTGGTCCTCGGTGGTCTGGTTTGCTTCTTCCTTGAAGGTCGCGGGATCGATGCCCGTGCTCAGGTTACGGGTTGCATCCTTTGCACCGCTCTCCAGCGATGCAATCCGCGACAGCGCCAGCGACCGGAACTGACCGTTGGGATAGTTGGTCAGATAGGCGTTGAACTCTTCCGGCTTGTTGGAATCCTTGATCGAGCGCCAGAACTCCAGTTCGACATCGGACCCCGGCTTTGCACCTGACGCCGGCGCTGCAGCGGCCACCGCACCGGGCGCGGGCGCGCCGTTCAGGTAGACGGCGCCGATCAGGTTGGTGTGACCCCAGGGCAGTTGTCCCTTGTTGGTCTCCTCGTTGACCTGCGCACGGACTTTGGTCATCGCCTGCTGGATCTCGACGCCGGGCTGGGTGAGATTGGCGAGCAGGGCGCGCGTGAACGGGCTGTTGCCGCCTTCCTGGCCATCGAGTGCGGTCTGGCCGGGGCCGGTCGCGAACGCGATCAGCGTGCCTTCGCCGGACTTCATTTCAGCGAGACCCGTCTGCACGTTGACGCTGCGGGTGGCCGAGTTCGACTTGATCTTGGCCGCGAAGGGATTGTCGCGGCAAGCGTCGAGGAACACCAGCTTGACCTTGGCATCGCCCATGGTCTGCTCGAGGGTGAGGTCGATATTGATCGCGGCGCCGAGTTTGACGTCCATTTCGGATTTGATGTCGGCGTCGATGGGCAGCAAATAGTTCGTGCCCGAGATGGCGATGCCGTGGCCGGCATAGAAGAACAGTGCGACGTCGGCGCCTTGGGCCTTCTTGCCGAAGTCGAGCAGACGTTCGGTCATCTTGTCGCGCGTGAGATTGGAACCTTCGACCACCTCGAATCCGACATTGCGCAGCGCAGCGGCCATCGCCTTTGCGTCAACGGAAGGATTCGGAAGCGGTGCCACGTTCTTGTAGGTGCCGTTGCCGACGACGAAAGCGACTCGCCTTTCGGCTTGGGCGGTTCCGGCCGCAAAGACCATGCATATGACGGACAAAATGAGGGTTTGGTAACGCATAGGAAATCCCCCTGCAGAATCGACAAAGGCTTTGGCTTGTAACGTGCCTGGACATTACAAAAGATCGCCCGCTTCGCACCACAAAAAAGCTGGCGAACAGCCAAATCCGGAAGCATCCGTTACCGTTACGACACGCGCCGGGGCGTGATCTAGATCACAGCCCGGGAAATAAAGTTCAGCCTTGCACGCGCGCAGGCGAAGGATTCGGTTTCAGGTTCAACAGATTGCCGGTGAGGATTAGCGCCGCGCCGAGCACGGTGAATGCATCCAGCCGTTCCGAATAGATCAGCCAGCCCGCGGCGGCGCTCAATGGAACCCGCAGAAAATCCATCGGGATCACCACGGTGGCATCCGCGTGCAGCATCGCGCGCGCCATGCAGTAGTGGGAGAACGTGCCGCAAAACGCGATCACCACCACCCAGCCCCAGAGATGG belongs to Bradyrhizobium icense and includes:
- the cysK gene encoding cysteine synthase A — encoded protein: MDASLAAGAVQRPGRGRVFDSIVDAIGDTPIVRLRKLPEQHGVSATILAKLEYFNPAASVKDRIGAAMVIAMEKAGVINADTVLIEPTSGNTGIALAFVAASRGYRLKLVMPESMSIERRKMLAFLGAEIILTPAAQGMKGSIATAEELVRTTPNAVMPQQFKNLANPEIHRRTTAEEIWNDTGGNIDVFVAGVGTGGTITGVGQVLKPRKPSLRIVAVEPEESPVLGGGQHTPHKIQGIGAGFIPDILDRSVIDEIVRVNGPTAIETSRALARMEGIPGGISSGAAIAAALAIGKRPESAGKTILAVVPSFSERYLSTALFEGI
- a CDS encoding TetR/AcrR family transcriptional regulator, whose protein sequence is MGLTATKARPARRDVPKSRGGRPTKSAAIERDQRLIEVATRLFLDRGYDATSLDAVAEAARVSKPTVYARYGDKRGLFAEVLRREIDRWLAPLAEAAEVQLTRASDISVEQRLIEVGREMLMFTCGPDAVAFSRMMTSQAINFPDIAKLGKEEGWLKAVSTTARFFDHLVAQGAMDVEDTGIAAEVFLDVVVGHTHRMATFGTPLEMKSAEKRMRLAIRLFLAGALGPPNRVQSIPKTTPRRRPSR
- a CDS encoding caspase family protein, whose protein sequence is MRYQTLILSVICMVFAAGTAQAERRVAFVVGNGTYKNVAPLPNPSVDAKAMAAALRNVGFEVVEGSNLTRDKMTERLLDFGKKAQGADVALFFYAGHGIAISGTNYLLPIDADIKSEMDVKLGAAINIDLTLEQTMGDAKVKLVFLDACRDNPFAAKIKSNSATRSVNVQTGLAEMKSGEGTLIAFATGPGQTALDGQEGGNSPFTRALLANLTQPGVEIQQAMTKVRAQVNEETNKGQLPWGHTNLIGAVYLNGAPAPGAVAAAAPASGAKPGSDVELEFWRSIKDSNKPEEFNAYLTNYPNGQFRSLALSRIASLESGAKDATRNLSTGIDPATFKEEANQTTEDQIGLDRGQRRDVQRRLNGLGFDTRVTGQFDAPTRAVITRWQAARGYPKSGYLNRLQHKALLTEIVAAAPTASSEEERPAPKRRAPSTVQAQPQPQQPPPQRQYSNPGPDPAGAGRFIGGVVGGMLR
- a CDS encoding patatin-like phospholipase family protein codes for the protein MLCSLALAACTSLPRTPYSAADSSSSRVLDIDGLRRYTDDPVTKFRFEKDDLSSTRTYLALSGGGADGAYGVGVLNGWTAAGTRPTFSVVSGVSTGGLIAPFAFLGSQYDDTLREVYTSGIAESLLDDPSIIRVLFGSGLFGNKRLRELVARYVGPEILAAVARENAKGRKLLVVTTDLDTQRTVVWDMGKIAAVGSPEALHLFRDVMAASASIPLVFPPILIEAEGQGRRFQEMHVDGGVTAPVLTLPDALLFQGRLPGNSRMNIYILVNKKLERTFELVSNSTLDVASRSLSSITQSQTRSVIFSTYDFAKRNRWGFHLSYIERDYPALRSEGFDTTYMRALYRYGYEKAASGRAWTATLP
- a CDS encoding BrnA antitoxin family protein yields the protein MADQPRRPRTLNDARTEAEAAFKRATAKVAQAPAKQAAVPGVREQVTLRIDQDVLEWFQEGGPGWQDRINEALRKAAGK
- the tgt gene encoding tRNA guanosine(34) transglycosylase Tgt yields the protein MNLPNHFELLATNGTARTGRLTTPHGVVQTPAFMPVGTAGAMKGMHWREVRDAGADIVLGNTYHLMLRPGAERIAALGGLQTFTGWNGPMLTDSGGFQVMSLSDLRKVSEKAVTFRSHIDGTKVELSPERSIEVQRLLGSDIAMQMDECVRLPAARDDIERAMRLSLRWAERSKRAFETAPDGYMLFGIVQGGDIPEMRHISARELVDIGFHGYAIGGLAVGEPQAVMLSMIEETAPALPADRPRYLMGVGTPEDLLEAVARGIDMFDCVMPTRNGRHGMAFTRFGQINLRNARHADDPRPLDEESEWPAARNISRAYLHHLVRSGETLGAMLLSEINVAYYQYLMQGMRDAITAGTFEAFQKQTRAGWARGDIAPR
- a CDS encoding PepSY domain-containing protein: MRTPRCWRHLLAVVLVAVILPAPIYAMASPTDEPTSLRNEADDGAASDQQAVSRELELFRGSAISLSQAMAIAEALHAGATTADVSFDGAPDSPVYRVKTLHNDRIWHHTIDATTGKIVGGEAAFPLKEFDAGDRSNLVALKTIRQRLADAVRVAEHAASGKAISGGLIRERGRLNFAIVVMTGNDLKAVILEPPGAARRR